A DNA window from Haladaptatus cibarius D43 contains the following coding sequences:
- a CDS encoding winged helix-turn-helix transcriptional regulator, producing MTETLNQLHVWCLGEEWCPITSTTTLIGKKWHPVIIHRLLEYGPSGFNELKRAVDGISSKVLSDSLEDLESKQLVSREIVNEKPVRVEYSLTKHGESLRPVIVSMRDWGTEYLAPAETPESSVV from the coding sequence ATGACAGAGACGCTCAATCAACTCCACGTGTGGTGTCTGGGTGAGGAATGGTGTCCGATTACCTCCACGACGACACTCATCGGGAAGAAGTGGCACCCGGTAATCATTCACCGTCTGCTCGAATACGGCCCAAGCGGGTTCAACGAGTTGAAACGGGCCGTCGATGGCATTTCGAGTAAAGTTCTTTCCGATAGTCTCGAAGACCTCGAATCGAAACAGCTCGTGTCCCGTGAAATAGTCAACGAAAAACCGGTTCGCGTCGAATACTCGCTCACGAAGCACGGCGAATCGCTCCGTCCGGTCATCGTCTCCATGCGCGACTGGGGGACGGAGTATCTCGCTCCCGCAGAAACCCCGGAATCGTCCGT
- a CDS encoding O-methyltransferase produces MTDILPEETKRFVRAALPEADETLKAMEDRGEGFPTVGREVGQFLRLLAHAVDAERIFEFGSGFGYSAYWFADALPEDGEIVLTEYDADELREAREFLESAGFADRAVFENGDAMDAIEHHDGPFDVVLIDHNKDGYPEALEAVRDKIAPGGVVVADNAMVSGIQDFDAILAALEGDDPELDEDSRGIAEYLLAMREDEAFETSIVPLGEGIAVSYRR; encoded by the coding sequence ATGACGGACATTCTACCGGAAGAAACGAAACGGTTCGTGCGCGCCGCACTCCCCGAAGCGGACGAGACGTTGAAAGCGATGGAAGACCGCGGAGAGGGATTTCCAACCGTCGGGCGCGAAGTCGGACAGTTCCTTCGCCTGCTCGCGCACGCCGTGGATGCGGAGCGAATTTTCGAATTCGGGTCAGGATTCGGCTACTCGGCGTACTGGTTCGCCGATGCGCTCCCCGAGGACGGCGAAATCGTCCTCACCGAATACGACGCAGACGAACTGCGCGAGGCCCGCGAGTTCCTCGAATCGGCGGGGTTCGCAGACCGCGCGGTCTTCGAAAACGGTGACGCGATGGACGCAATCGAGCATCACGACGGGCCGTTCGATGTCGTCCTCATCGACCACAACAAGGACGGCTATCCCGAGGCGCTGGAAGCGGTCCGCGACAAAATCGCCCCCGGCGGCGTCGTCGTCGCCGACAACGCGATGGTCAGCGGGATACAGGATTTCGACGCGATTCTCGCCGCACTGGAGGGAGACGACCCCGAACTGGACGAGGACAGTCGCGGCATCGCGGAGTACCTGCTGGCGATGCGCGAAGACGAGGCGTTCGAAACGTCGATCGTGCCACTCGGCGAGGGCATCGCGGTAAGCTACCGTCGATAA
- a CDS encoding sulfite exporter TauE/SafE family protein: MLPEPTMLAVLVVIAFLSGIGITAVGPGGIFITVALFALTDVSSSVVAGTAMTTFVFTGILGSLTYLRSGELRTQSGQRLAALVTIPSVVGAVVGALVNTILSDALFGFMLTGFTMLVGASIVYREQQGLGSKWSFRIDSTVGVVVFGSLGFAIGVLGGLLGVGGPVIAVPLLVVVGVSMLDALAAAQVQSVFLSAFAASTYLMQGAVSIPLAVAIGIPELLGVVVGWRVAHHIEPARLKLALGGVLVAAGFALLFP, from the coding sequence ATGCTCCCTGAACCGACGATGCTGGCGGTTTTGGTCGTCATCGCCTTCCTCTCCGGTATCGGAATCACCGCCGTTGGGCCTGGCGGCATCTTCATTACCGTCGCCCTGTTCGCGCTCACCGATGTTTCGTCCTCGGTCGTCGCCGGAACAGCAATGACGACTTTCGTCTTTACCGGTATCCTCGGAAGCCTCACCTACCTCCGGTCGGGTGAACTACGCACCCAATCGGGCCAACGACTCGCCGCCCTCGTGACGATTCCGAGCGTCGTCGGTGCCGTCGTCGGCGCGCTCGTCAACACGATTCTCTCCGACGCCCTGTTCGGATTCATGCTGACCGGATTCACGATGCTCGTCGGCGCGAGCATCGTCTATCGGGAGCAACAGGGCCTCGGTTCGAAATGGTCGTTCCGAATTGACTCGACGGTCGGCGTGGTCGTTTTCGGCTCACTCGGCTTCGCTATCGGCGTTTTGGGCGGCCTGCTTGGCGTCGGCGGGCCGGTTATCGCCGTCCCCCTCCTCGTCGTGGTGGGCGTCTCGATGCTCGACGCGTTGGCCGCCGCGCAGGTGCAATCGGTGTTTCTCTCCGCGTTTGCGGCCTCGACGTATTTGATGCAGGGTGCGGTGTCGATTCCGCTCGCTGTCGCTATCGGGATTCCCGAACTCCTCGGCGTCGTCGTCGGTTGGCGGGTTGCCCACCACATCGAACCAGCACGGCTAAAACTCGCACTTGGCGGGGTGCTCGTCGCGGCCGGATTCGCCCTCCTGTTTCCGTAA
- a CDS encoding NRAMP family divalent metal transporter, which yields METKSAHSSYGSRLRDTASGFFQKYGLGFVMVASYFGSGSVFIASSAGVRYGYGLLWAVVGAVLFGFMAQDMSARLGIFGEPLMTFARRKIGGTGATALAALLSIGCVAWTLELTAAVGKGISILLNGAIGWQPLALVTGLLAILIGVLNYDGVERIMTAMMLILLVIYMSVAGVSSPSMADVAGGFVPSVPAGGALTLAAAIIGTTALWPNFFLESNLVKQKGWVDEEGVSEMRRDLGIGYLVGGLTTVAIVVVAAAVLRPAGYTELETFITPGRALADVFGEWAMVVFLLGTLAAAFNSIVPIMWTPAYLFQNARGRVADSASREFKIIYAVGVGIGSLSPLVHEFLGLSVIDMILLFPAYNAIVGLPITALLLFWAVNDRETMGDHRNGIALMSLNFLLVALSAYLAVTSLPGFIDALTSGGL from the coding sequence ATGGAAACAAAATCGGCGCACAGTTCCTACGGAAGTCGCCTCCGCGATACTGCGAGCGGCTTCTTCCAGAAGTACGGGCTGGGATTCGTGATGGTTGCGAGTTACTTCGGTTCGGGGTCGGTGTTCATCGCTAGTTCTGCCGGGGTTCGGTACGGCTACGGTCTGCTCTGGGCCGTCGTCGGCGCGGTGTTGTTCGGCTTCATGGCGCAGGATATGAGCGCCCGACTCGGAATTTTCGGTGAACCTCTGATGACGTTCGCCCGCCGAAAAATCGGAGGAACTGGCGCGACAGCACTGGCCGCACTTCTCTCTATCGGCTGTGTCGCGTGGACACTCGAACTCACCGCCGCGGTCGGGAAGGGCATCTCGATTCTCCTGAACGGAGCTATCGGCTGGCAACCCCTCGCGCTGGTTACCGGCCTCCTCGCCATCCTCATCGGCGTGCTGAACTACGACGGCGTCGAGCGAATCATGACCGCCATGATGCTCATCCTGCTCGTCATCTACATGAGCGTGGCTGGCGTGAGCAGTCCGTCGATGGCCGACGTTGCTGGCGGGTTCGTTCCCTCGGTTCCCGCTGGCGGCGCGCTGACGCTCGCCGCCGCCATCATCGGGACGACTGCGCTCTGGCCGAACTTCTTCCTCGAATCCAATCTCGTGAAACAGAAGGGATGGGTCGATGAAGAGGGCGTCTCGGAGATGCGGCGCGACCTCGGCATCGGTTACCTCGTCGGCGGCCTGACGACCGTTGCAATCGTCGTCGTCGCGGCGGCGGTGCTGCGCCCTGCTGGATACACCGAACTGGAGACGTTCATCACGCCGGGCCGCGCGCTCGCCGACGTGTTCGGCGAGTGGGCGATGGTCGTCTTCCTCCTCGGAACCCTCGCGGCCGCGTTCAACAGCATCGTCCCGATAATGTGGACGCCTGCCTATCTGTTCCAGAACGCACGCGGCCGGGTCGCCGACAGCGCGAGCAGAGAGTTCAAAATCATCTACGCGGTCGGCGTCGGTATCGGAAGCCTGTCACCGCTCGTTCACGAGTTCTTGGGGTTAAGCGTCATCGACATGATTCTCCTGTTCCCGGCGTACAACGCGATTGTGGGACTGCCGATTACCGCACTCTTGCTGTTCTGGGCGGTCAACGACCGGGAGACGATGGGCGACCATCGAAACGGAATCGCGCTCATGTCGCTCAACTTCCTGCTCGTCGCTCTTTCGGCGTATCTCGCCGTAACTTCGCTCCCCGGATTCATCGACGCACTGACATCGGGCGGACTCTAA
- a CDS encoding creatininase family protein: MYLADKTWPELGDYVAEESVAVVPLGSTEQHGPHLPLATDHLIAEAVAREAADRAGYLCTPTINIGVSPHHKQFHGTMWVDARVFRDYVESFTRNLTYHGIDRVVYVNAHGGNMQHLREVGRRLRQDEVAFAVEWMWDESIPDLVSDLFEHNGPHGGPKETAMIMHIACELVRTDQLARARDGGLSNLGEGNFMIHGARNYYDAIDNTENGVLGDQTDATPEKGEQIFEAATEQLVKLLDWVDDARFSDLMAKPHVDPQPGSRRE; the protein is encoded by the coding sequence ATGTACCTCGCCGACAAGACGTGGCCGGAACTGGGCGATTACGTCGCCGAAGAATCCGTCGCCGTCGTGCCACTGGGTTCGACCGAACAGCACGGCCCGCACCTGCCGCTTGCGACCGACCACCTCATCGCGGAAGCGGTAGCCCGCGAGGCCGCAGACCGAGCGGGCTACCTCTGCACGCCGACGATAAACATCGGCGTCAGCCCCCACCACAAGCAGTTCCACGGAACGATGTGGGTCGATGCACGCGTGTTCCGCGACTACGTCGAAAGCTTCACGCGCAATTTGACGTACCACGGCATCGACCGCGTCGTGTACGTCAACGCCCACGGCGGGAACATGCAACATCTGCGCGAGGTCGGTCGGCGACTTCGTCAGGACGAAGTCGCCTTCGCCGTCGAGTGGATGTGGGACGAGTCGATTCCCGACCTCGTCTCCGACCTGTTCGAGCACAACGGCCCCCACGGCGGGCCGAAGGAGACGGCGATGATTATGCACATCGCGTGCGAGTTGGTCAGAACCGACCAACTCGCACGCGCTCGGGATGGAGGCCTCTCCAACCTCGGGGAGGGGAACTTCATGATTCACGGCGCGCGCAACTACTACGACGCAATCGACAACACCGAAAACGGCGTCCTCGGCGACCAAACCGACGCAACGCCCGAAAAGGGCGAACAAATCTTCGAGGCCGCGACGGAGCAACTCGTGAAACTGCTCGACTGGGTGGACGACGCGCGATTTTCGGATTTGATGGCGAAACCGCACGTTGACCCGCAACCCGGCAGTCGGCGGGAGTAG
- a CDS encoding GNAT family N-acetyltransferase → MRIRRLRATELVRFVDDLWLPFAREMAAMDEFDTLAEHGVRANVFSYIKDRYSDDDIATFVADDGDELVGYVTVEKRASPPVFVRGPRGYIDSLYVVRSRRESGIATRLMLRAESWARRQGCEYLSLDVHADNEIAQSLYRRDEFEIKRHRMTKRL, encoded by the coding sequence ATGCGAATCCGGCGACTCCGTGCGACCGAACTCGTCCGCTTCGTCGACGACCTCTGGTTGCCGTTCGCCCGCGAGATGGCGGCGATGGACGAGTTCGACACCCTCGCCGAGCACGGGGTTCGTGCGAACGTTTTTTCGTACATCAAAGATCGCTACTCGGACGACGATATCGCCACGTTCGTCGCCGACGACGGCGACGAACTGGTCGGCTACGTGACCGTGGAAAAGCGGGCCTCTCCCCCGGTGTTCGTCCGCGGCCCGCGGGGATACATCGATAGCCTGTACGTCGTCCGGAGTCGCCGAGAGAGTGGTATCGCCACCCGACTCATGCTCCGCGCGGAATCGTGGGCGCGGCGACAGGGCTGTGAGTACCTCTCGCTCGACGTTCACGCCGACAACGAAATCGCACAGTCGCTGTACCGGCGCGACGAGTTCGAAATCAAGCGGCACCGGATGACGAAGCGGTTGTAG
- the trpS gene encoding tryptophan--tRNA ligase — MPEIDPWGNVEITDYEATMQQFGIEPIADLADRLPDNRLVRRNIVFGHRDLDTVLDARDEGDPFAMMTGIMPSGVFHFGHLGVVEQVLMFQDMGAELTLCAADIESYATREMSLEDARELVVEEYLLNYVALGLDLDSTDFYFQSQAGNDHLVRSKLFARHVTQNEFEATYGNADPGKMVSALTQYADILRPQSPEHGGPKPTVVPVGIDQDPHVRLTRDVASRYRDAPYLKPASTYHRFMRGLQGGKMSSSDPKSYIALTDSIADAKRKIDEAKTGGRVSIEEHREKGANVEEDMVFELLAYHLVEDDDELRRIRTEYESGAMLSGELKAIAKDRLERFLRDHQQKREEARPKVEQYVAEHTEELT, encoded by the coding sequence ATGCCCGAAATCGACCCGTGGGGTAACGTCGAAATCACCGACTACGAGGCGACGATGCAACAGTTCGGCATCGAACCGATTGCCGACCTCGCAGACCGACTGCCGGACAATCGCCTCGTTCGGCGGAACATCGTCTTCGGGCACCGCGACTTAGACACCGTGCTGGACGCCCGCGACGAGGGCGACCCGTTCGCCATGATGACCGGCATCATGCCCTCCGGAGTGTTCCACTTCGGTCACCTCGGTGTGGTCGAGCAGGTGCTCATGTTTCAGGACATGGGCGCAGAACTCACGCTCTGTGCGGCGGACATCGAGTCCTACGCGACCAGAGAGATGTCGCTCGAAGACGCCCGCGAACTCGTGGTTGAGGAGTACCTGCTGAACTACGTCGCGCTGGGATTAGACCTCGATTCGACGGATTTCTACTTCCAGTCGCAGGCGGGTAACGACCATCTGGTTCGAAGCAAACTGTTCGCCCGGCACGTCACGCAAAACGAGTTCGAGGCGACCTACGGCAACGCAGACCCCGGTAAGATGGTGTCGGCGCTGACCCAGTACGCGGACATCCTTCGCCCGCAATCGCCGGAGCACGGCGGGCCGAAACCGACCGTCGTCCCGGTTGGTATCGACCAAGACCCACACGTCAGGTTGACGCGGGACGTAGCCTCTCGCTACCGCGATGCGCCGTACCTAAAGCCCGCCAGTACGTACCATCGGTTCATGCGGGGATTGCAGGGTGGGAAGATGAGTTCGTCCGACCCGAAAAGCTACATCGCCCTCACCGATTCGATTGCGGACGCGAAGCGCAAAATCGACGAGGCGAAAACCGGCGGCCGGGTCAGCATCGAGGAACACCGCGAAAAGGGTGCGAACGTCGAGGAGGACATGGTGTTCGAACTGCTCGCGTACCATCTCGTGGAGGACGACGACGAACTGCGCCGGATTCGAACGGAGTACGAATCCGGCGCGATGCTCTCGGGTGAACTGAAAGCGATTGCCAAAGACCGACTAGAGCGGTTCCTGCGCGACCATCAGCAAAAGCGCGAGGAAGCCAGACCGAAAGTCGAACAGTACGTCGCGGAGCACACCGAGGAACTCACCTGA
- a CDS encoding MFS transporter yields the protein MSSSRRSVTSHLQTAVRRLRGDGRGWILTAVALGWAFTLGLRFLVPALLPQIKSTFEVTNATAGLAITALWVGYALMQFPAGVLINRIGERTLLSTSLCLSGISLCLIGFSPVFLVFFAGSTAFGLGSGLYGPSRGTVLSRTYTRNAGAAFGVTLAVGSIGSAILPNLATTVVGAVGWRYILAGLSIPFFAVAVLAWQVVPERERGTTHESRESADSGTQESTDGGNPASESTKLLDRRALRDIVRTFSDRSIFLAVVAMALLLFVFQGLTAFLPTYLQTKGMSQQTAALLFGVMFVAGAISQVAAGSAADRVGVKPVLLVITAVGVVTPAVLTVTSGTAVLAVVVTILGSRMAIAPVTNAYVVGALPEHIEGAAWGFLRTGFFLVGSTGSTFVGYFADADRFDFAFLVLAGLSAVALGLYAMLPDEESSR from the coding sequence ATGTCGTCCAGTCGCCGGTCAGTCACGAGTCACCTGCAAACCGCGGTTCGCAGATTACGCGGTGACGGCCGCGGCTGGATTCTCACCGCGGTTGCGCTCGGGTGGGCGTTCACCCTCGGTTTGCGATTTCTCGTTCCCGCGCTGTTGCCCCAAATCAAATCGACGTTCGAAGTCACCAACGCGACTGCCGGACTCGCTATCACCGCCCTCTGGGTCGGCTACGCCCTGATGCAGTTCCCCGCCGGGGTGCTCATTAACCGCATCGGCGAGCGAACGCTTCTTTCGACGAGCCTCTGCCTTTCGGGAATCAGTCTGTGCCTCATCGGATTCTCCCCTGTTTTCCTCGTCTTCTTCGCCGGAAGCACCGCATTCGGCCTCGGTTCCGGGTTGTACGGCCCGAGTCGCGGCACCGTCCTTTCGCGCACCTACACGCGAAATGCTGGCGCGGCGTTCGGCGTCACGCTCGCCGTCGGAAGCATCGGTTCGGCAATCCTGCCGAACCTTGCAACCACCGTGGTCGGCGCGGTTGGCTGGCGATACATCCTCGCCGGACTCTCGATTCCGTTCTTCGCCGTCGCGGTGCTGGCGTGGCAGGTCGTTCCCGAGCGCGAGCGAGGGACGACCCACGAAAGTCGGGAGTCGGCCGACAGTGGAACTCAAGAATCCACTGACGGCGGAAATCCTGCTTCCGAATCTACGAAACTCCTTGACCGCCGCGCGCTCCGGGACATCGTCCGAACGTTCTCCGACCGCTCTATTTTCCTCGCGGTCGTCGCCATGGCGCTCCTGCTGTTCGTCTTTCAGGGCCTCACCGCGTTTCTGCCGACGTATCTCCAGACGAAGGGAATGAGCCAGCAGACCGCCGCCCTGCTGTTCGGCGTGATGTTCGTCGCAGGTGCGATTTCGCAGGTCGCCGCCGGGAGCGCCGCAGACCGCGTTGGGGTCAAACCGGTTCTTCTGGTCATCACCGCAGTCGGCGTCGTCACTCCGGCGGTTCTCACGGTCACGTCCGGAACCGCGGTTCTCGCCGTCGTCGTTACCATCCTCGGCTCCCGGATGGCGATTGCTCCCGTTACGAACGCCTACGTCGTCGGGGCGCTCCCGGAGCACATCGAAGGCGCTGCGTGGGGATTCCTCCGAACCGGATTTTTCTTGGTCGGCTCGACCGGTTCCACCTTCGTCGGCTATTTTGCAGATGCAGATCGGTTCGATTTCGCGTTTCTCGTGCTGGCAGGTCTGTCGGCCGTCGCGCTTGGATTGTACGCGATGCTTCCGGACGAGGAATCGTCGCGGTAG
- a CDS encoding heavy metal translocating P-type ATPase: protein MTDGHEESYDRTRRPVSHEQADAEHGDGSEHENEHRAHVDHHGHETMFRRRFWVCLVLSIPVLYFSPFVQETVGYSAISFPGSAWITPIFAVIIFGYGGLPFLRMASVEAKNREPAMMMLISLAITVAFVYSIAAFFFLPGTTSFFWELVTLIDVMLLGHWLEMRSVRQASGALSELAKLMPDTAERIKEDGTTEEISTANLRGGDLILVRPGASIPADGVVEDGDSTADESMITGESRPIGKEPGDEVIGGTVNSGDGSLRVRITATGEETTLAGIMRLVEEAQGSKSRTQVLADRAAGWLFYIALAVAGVTAVAWILATGFDIAVVERVVTVLVIACPHALGLAVPLVVSINTSLAARNGVLVRDRIAMENARHLDTIIFDKTGTLTRGEQGVVGMETVDGWDDERALALTASVEGDSEHVIAQAIRRKAEETGAEIPDATGFEAIKGRGVRATVEGHELLVGGPNLLELADADLPTTLTEFVEQAGENGQTVVYLVSDSEVVAALALADVIREASKRAIDALHRMDIEVAMLTGDSEAVARFVADELAIDTSFAEVLPDEKDEKVVELQRQGKLVAMVGDGVNDAPALTRADVGIAIGSGTDVAIESADIVLVENDPLDVVKLVELSRASYRKMQENLVWATGYNVFALPLAAGILAPIGILLSPAVGAVFMSASTVIVAINAQRLRNADLSA, encoded by the coding sequence ATGACCGATGGACACGAGGAAAGCTACGACCGCACGAGACGACCAGTTTCGCACGAGCAAGCCGACGCGGAACACGGCGACGGTTCGGAACACGAGAACGAGCATCGCGCCCACGTTGACCACCACGGACACGAGACGATGTTCCGGCGGCGCTTTTGGGTCTGTCTCGTCCTCTCGATTCCCGTCCTGTATTTCAGCCCGTTCGTGCAGGAAACGGTCGGTTACTCCGCGATTTCGTTTCCCGGCAGTGCGTGGATAACGCCGATTTTCGCCGTTATCATCTTCGGCTACGGTGGTTTGCCGTTCCTGCGCATGGCTTCTGTGGAGGCGAAAAACCGCGAACCGGCGATGATGATGCTTATCTCGCTCGCCATCACCGTCGCGTTCGTCTACAGCATCGCCGCGTTTTTCTTCCTTCCCGGCACGACGAGCTTTTTCTGGGAACTGGTGACGCTCATCGACGTCATGCTCCTCGGTCACTGGCTTGAGATGCGGAGCGTCCGGCAAGCCTCCGGTGCGCTCTCCGAATTGGCGAAGTTGATGCCCGACACCGCGGAGCGAATCAAAGAAGATGGCACGACCGAGGAGATTTCGACCGCGAACCTTCGAGGCGGCGACTTGATTCTCGTCCGACCGGGCGCGAGTATTCCGGCGGATGGCGTGGTCGAAGACGGCGATTCGACTGCCGATGAGTCGATGATTACCGGCGAATCCCGACCAATCGGCAAAGAACCCGGCGACGAGGTTATCGGCGGAACCGTCAACTCCGGCGACGGAAGCCTTCGCGTCCGCATCACTGCAACCGGCGAGGAGACGACGCTGGCCGGAATCATGCGCCTCGTGGAAGAAGCCCAAGGAAGCAAATCCAGAACGCAGGTGTTGGCCGACAGGGCCGCCGGGTGGTTGTTTTACATCGCACTGGCTGTCGCTGGGGTTACCGCAGTCGCGTGGATTCTGGCCACGGGATTCGACATCGCGGTCGTGGAACGCGTCGTCACCGTTCTCGTCATCGCCTGTCCGCACGCGCTCGGGTTGGCGGTTCCGCTGGTTGTCTCCATCAACACCTCGTTGGCGGCCCGAAACGGCGTTCTCGTCCGCGACCGAATCGCCATGGAGAACGCCCGGCACCTCGATACGATAATCTTCGACAAAACCGGAACCCTCACGAGAGGCGAGCAGGGCGTCGTCGGCATGGAAACCGTGGATGGCTGGGACGACGAACGCGCACTCGCGCTCACCGCCAGCGTCGAGGGCGATTCGGAACACGTCATCGCGCAGGCGATTCGCCGAAAAGCCGAGGAAACGGGTGCGGAAATTCCGGATGCAACCGGGTTCGAAGCCATCAAAGGCAGGGGCGTTCGGGCGACGGTCGAAGGCCACGAACTGCTCGTCGGCGGGCCGAACCTGCTCGAACTGGCCGATGCAGACCTTCCGACGACCCTGACGGAGTTCGTAGAACAAGCCGGGGAAAACGGCCAGACGGTCGTCTACCTCGTTTCCGACAGCGAGGTCGTCGCGGCGCTCGCCCTCGCGGATGTCATCCGCGAGGCGAGCAAACGGGCCATCGACGCCCTTCACCGAATGGACATCGAAGTCGCCATGCTGACGGGCGACAGCGAAGCGGTCGCCCGATTCGTCGCAGACGAACTCGCCATCGACACTTCCTTCGCCGAAGTGCTTCCCGACGAGAAAGACGAGAAAGTCGTCGAACTCCAACGGCAGGGAAAACTGGTCGCCATGGTCGGCGACGGCGTCAACGACGCGCCCGCACTAACCCGCGCCGACGTGGGAATCGCCATCGGGAGCGGCACCGACGTCGCAATCGAATCCGCGGACATCGTCCTCGTGGAGAACGACCCGCTCGACGTGGTGAAACTCGTGGAACTGAGTCGTGCGAGCTATCGAAAAATGCAGGAAAATTTGGTCTGGGCGACCGGGTACAACGTATTCGCGCTTCCGCTGGCGGCCGGAATTCTCGCCCCGATTGGCATCCTCCTCTCGCCAGCGGTTGGTGCGGTGTTCATGTCTGCGAGCACGGTTATCGTGGCAATCAACGCCCAGCGACTTCGGAACGCCGACCTATCCGCGTAG
- a CDS encoding sulfatase-like hydrolase/transferase codes for MPPAERETETSTPRNVVVVCLDTVRADFFSQYAKRLQRLADVSFTQCRVVSSWTVPSHASMFTGKLPSEHGVHTHNRRFDSIPREETFLADLDHATFGVSANAFVSSTYGFDSWVDELSEIEPKHRYPEATSLNEVGKETDATGVKKYTEYLQQAVKHDHPVLSLKNTAFGYLHAMTKTGPISKQVDDGGSAVVRTAKQHIDSIDEPYFGFCNLMDAHTPLHPCKWFDSSLNDVPDSWTSSQYDVWELMDESERHDEYWHLREQVYGATIEYLDRILAEFVHDVLDSGGRETTIVVTADHGENHGTEADDFLANHKSSLSEGLLHVPLLLINPPEGYDKEEDGYVSQLDFGDLVVGLANGETPDVFRDRFPAELVGMSAGPEPPENREYWDRMIRCVYDGTKKTVWDSLGTRTEYELDPDRLSWQKRVETGEGTPEVEPDFFDTPVAEAKATAAADKNDGTKIDSATESRLEELGYL; via the coding sequence ATGCCCCCCGCTGAAAGAGAGACAGAGACTTCGACGCCGCGAAACGTTGTCGTCGTCTGTCTCGATACGGTGCGCGCTGACTTCTTTTCGCAGTACGCAAAGCGACTCCAGCGCCTCGCGGACGTGTCGTTCACGCAGTGTCGCGTGGTGAGTTCGTGGACGGTTCCGAGTCATGCGAGCATGTTCACCGGGAAACTACCGTCGGAACACGGTGTTCACACGCACAACCGGCGATTCGACAGCATTCCGCGCGAGGAGACGTTTCTCGCCGACCTCGACCACGCCACGTTCGGCGTGAGTGCAAACGCCTTCGTCAGTTCGACCTACGGATTCGATTCGTGGGTGGACGAGTTGTCAGAAATCGAGCCGAAACACCGCTATCCGGAAGCGACCAGCCTCAACGAAGTGGGCAAGGAAACCGACGCGACCGGCGTGAAAAAGTACACTGAATACCTCCAGCAGGCGGTGAAACACGACCATCCGGTTTTGAGCCTGAAAAATACCGCGTTCGGCTACCTCCACGCCATGACCAAAACGGGGCCGATTTCGAAGCAGGTGGACGACGGCGGCTCTGCGGTGGTTCGAACCGCAAAACAGCATATCGACAGCATCGACGAACCCTATTTCGGGTTCTGCAACCTCATGGATGCGCACACGCCGCTTCACCCCTGCAAGTGGTTCGATTCGTCGCTCAACGACGTGCCGGATTCGTGGACGTCTAGCCAGTACGACGTGTGGGAGTTGATGGACGAGTCGGAACGTCACGACGAATACTGGCACCTCCGCGAGCAGGTGTACGGCGCGACTATCGAGTATTTAGACCGTATTCTCGCGGAGTTCGTCCATGACGTTCTCGATTCGGGAGGGAGAGAGACGACCATCGTCGTCACCGCAGACCACGGTGAAAATCACGGAACGGAAGCCGACGATTTCCTCGCAAATCACAAAAGCAGTCTCTCGGAAGGACTGCTTCACGTCCCGTTGTTGCTCATCAATCCGCCGGAGGGCTACGACAAGGAAGAAGACGGATACGTGTCCCAACTCGACTTCGGCGACCTCGTCGTGGGACTGGCGAACGGAGAGACGCCTGACGTGTTCCGCGACCGATTCCCCGCCGAACTGGTCGGGATGAGCGCAGGGCCGGAACCGCCGGAAAACCGCGAGTACTGGGACAGAATGATTCGCTGTGTGTACGACGGAACGAAAAAGACGGTGTGGGATTCGCTCGGAACCAGAACCGAATACGAGTTAGACCCAGATCGACTCTCGTGGCAAAAAAGGGTCGAGACAGGTGAGGGAACGCCCGAAGTCGAACCGGACTTCTTCGACACGCCAGTCGCGGAAGCGAAGGCGACTGCGGCGGCAGACAAAAATGATGGAACAAAGATAGATTCCGCAACCGAGTCACGGCTCGAAGAGCTAGGGTATCTATAA